Proteins from a genomic interval of Kaistia defluvii:
- a CDS encoding KAP family P-loop NTPase fold protein produces MRWDEYSLGDDQPKQNPWREDKLGYAPFARRLADVIINMAAPNGFVIGIHGKWGSGKTTAINFVLSHIDKHNQEIEGNSRKVECIEFRPWIVSGQHDLIAAFFKILSENLGPSEGRLKRSIRSRVRFLYRARDPLIDAAATLAIAADPSFGAVTGIAGGLAKTSLPQLLSRYLEEPSLQKAYQDLREQLLASGRKFVVTIDDIDRLDNDEIRSVMQMVKTIGRLPNVIYILSYDRDIVSVAIDADVKEPSPRFTEKIVQQEVALPQPSRGALLGILDREISFLLKRIEGSTRWHSLLSNGVHRWVRSPRDVLRLANALKFSWPALREEFDGADLVAIEGIRLFEPRMFDWIRTNRDFFFNEGEFFIANDEQRKSHVRNIRELLSDNSSSASLELLATLFPLHAKWFLENSYSIGETNISVQNRRGLASEAGYDGYFALHPSADAIPKAVLDDIIANFDSEAEASRVLKSYLNKINSLGKPMIGLLLRDLRLRLNENNPVKVLGFLKALVSIGDDVFRIPWSGEMLSVEPNLTLQFLVTDILAALNKNDVERTLLELFSSAGSVLTLSAIYVLRGRELGVFPTDSPREAIIDQDTFDALGSILLKKILKAKQDDSLGNYPIFWPIIVSWKHLGDIDDIRYWIQQGVERSGTFTANLLLGMVYRSSSQEGVEYTFKAAENTDVINLSFLHNKIKMHLAEKKTLTPDQIILLNAAVRDMEKLGFTN; encoded by the coding sequence ATGCGTTGGGACGAATATAGCTTAGGTGATGATCAACCGAAACAGAATCCGTGGCGGGAAGACAAACTTGGCTACGCTCCATTCGCCCGGCGATTGGCGGATGTTATAATTAACATGGCGGCCCCCAATGGCTTCGTGATTGGTATTCATGGGAAATGGGGAAGTGGAAAGACCACAGCTATCAACTTCGTTCTTTCCCACATCGATAAGCACAACCAAGAAATAGAAGGTAATTCCAGAAAAGTCGAATGCATTGAATTCCGCCCATGGATCGTGTCTGGCCAACACGATCTAATTGCAGCATTCTTCAAAATTCTGTCAGAAAATCTTGGACCGTCCGAAGGCCGCCTTAAGAGATCAATTAGGAGCAGAGTGCGATTTCTATATAGGGCGCGAGATCCACTCATCGATGCGGCTGCAACACTGGCGATTGCTGCTGACCCAAGTTTTGGAGCGGTCACCGGCATTGCGGGTGGGCTAGCAAAAACATCCCTTCCGCAGTTACTTAGCCGATATCTTGAGGAGCCTTCTCTCCAGAAAGCTTATCAAGATCTTAGAGAACAACTCCTGGCGAGCGGACGAAAATTTGTCGTTACGATCGACGATATTGATCGACTAGACAACGACGAGATCAGATCAGTCATGCAGATGGTCAAGACCATCGGCCGACTGCCCAATGTCATTTACATCCTGTCGTATGATCGAGACATTGTATCCGTCGCAATCGATGCAGACGTGAAAGAGCCGTCCCCAAGGTTCACTGAAAAGATAGTCCAGCAGGAGGTCGCGCTACCTCAACCATCAAGGGGCGCGTTGCTAGGAATACTGGATCGAGAAATTAGCTTCCTGCTAAAAAGAATCGAAGGTTCCACGCGCTGGCACTCCCTCCTTAGCAATGGCGTTCATCGCTGGGTTAGAAGTCCGCGCGATGTCCTTCGCCTAGCGAACGCACTCAAATTCTCTTGGCCAGCGCTGCGAGAAGAGTTCGACGGAGCAGATCTTGTCGCGATAGAAGGGATTCGGCTATTCGAACCACGAATGTTTGACTGGATTCGAACAAATCGAGACTTCTTCTTTAACGAGGGGGAGTTTTTTATCGCTAACGATGAGCAAAGAAAGTCACACGTCCGAAATATTCGAGAACTACTATCCGATAATTCCTCTTCTGCGAGTCTCGAGCTGCTCGCCACATTATTTCCGCTACACGCTAAGTGGTTTCTCGAAAATAGCTATTCGATTGGCGAGACAAATATCTCCGTTCAAAATCGCCGGGGTCTAGCCAGCGAAGCCGGATACGACGGCTATTTCGCGCTCCATCCTTCTGCTGACGCGATCCCGAAGGCCGTACTTGATGATATTATTGCCAACTTCGACAGCGAGGCGGAGGCGTCCAGAGTACTAAAATCCTATCTTAACAAAATAAATAGCCTCGGCAAGCCAATGATCGGCTTGCTTTTGCGAGATCTTCGCCTTCGACTCAATGAAAACAACCCCGTAAAGGTTTTGGGCTTTCTCAAGGCGTTAGTCTCCATCGGAGATGACGTCTTTAGAATTCCTTGGAGCGGCGAGATGCTTTCAGTCGAACCCAACCTGACTCTGCAATTTTTGGTCACGGACATTTTAGCGGCGCTGAATAAGAATGACGTTGAGCGCACTCTGTTGGAATTATTCTCCTCCGCTGGCTCAGTGCTAACACTGTCAGCCATCTATGTTTTGCGAGGGCGAGAATTGGGCGTATTCCCAACCGACAGCCCAAGGGAAGCGATAATCGACCAAGATACGTTTGACGCATTAGGGAGTATTCTCTTGAAAAAAATACTCAAAGCGAAGCAGGACGACTCCCTCGGCAACTATCCGATCTTCTGGCCTATAATTGTTTCTTGGAAGCATTTAGGTGACATTGACGATATTCGCTACTGGATTCAGCAAGGCGTCGAGCGCAGCGGAACATTCACGGCTAACCTTTTGCTGGGGATGGTATACAGAAGCTCGAGCCAGGAAGGTGTCGAATATACATTTAAGGCGGCAGAAAATACTGACGTGATTAATCTTAGCTTTTTACATAACAAAATTAAGATGCATCTCGCAGAAAAAAAGACATTGACGCCTGATCAGATTATACTGCTGAACGCGGCTGTTCGAGACATGGAGAAACTCGGATTCACCAACTAG
- a CDS encoding SulP family inorganic anion transporter: MPAGLAGYQPAWLSRDLSAGLAVAAVGLPSAIAYPAIAGLPPQTGLYASIAPLAAYALFGPSKNLIVGPDAATMTVLAATLAAVTASVPDVGAGERVAIAAMLALGVGLLCLLAWLFRLGVLASFLSRPILTGFFIGISFSILIGQISRVTGVKVDSEGLLRPLIDLLRKANLIHWPSLILALCMFALLQIVRITKFPVPGPVLVVVLSVLLSAVFGFEARGIAIVGDIPAGLPHLTLPRFAGLPLQTLALGSAAIFLVSYGAGIITARSFGARSGETVDPNRELIGFGAANLAAGLFGAFPVSASDSRTAVNLAVGGRSQLTSLVAALTLVATLLFLGPALRIIPLPALGAILAATALNMIDIGAMRQIWRISPMEFVFALIAMWGPIGLGVLNGVVIAIGATLAYVLRKLMFPRDAMLGRIADHEGFYKLHRSPEARAVPGFAVCLIQGSLLFFNTDYIATRLRAIAAGLPAGTRWLVLDASAVAQIDSSAAEMLGEVCEELRQRDIRLGLADLHAEARDMLERAGIIDIVGADMIFDILEDAYQAFEARR, from the coding sequence ATGCCCGCGGGCCTTGCCGGCTACCAGCCGGCCTGGCTGTCGCGTGATCTCTCGGCCGGGCTCGCGGTCGCGGCCGTCGGCCTGCCCAGCGCCATCGCCTATCCCGCCATTGCCGGCCTGCCGCCGCAGACCGGGCTCTATGCGAGCATCGCGCCGCTCGCTGCCTATGCGCTGTTCGGCCCGTCGAAAAACCTGATCGTCGGGCCTGATGCCGCGACCATGACCGTGCTGGCGGCGACGCTCGCGGCCGTCACGGCCAGCGTGCCGGATGTCGGCGCGGGCGAGCGGGTGGCGATTGCGGCGATGCTGGCGCTCGGCGTCGGGCTGCTCTGCCTGCTCGCCTGGCTGTTCCGGCTCGGCGTGCTGGCGAGCTTCCTGTCGCGGCCGATCCTGACCGGCTTCTTCATCGGCATCTCGTTCTCGATCCTGATCGGCCAGATCAGCCGCGTCACCGGGGTCAAGGTCGATTCCGAGGGCCTGCTGCGGCCGTTGATCGACCTGCTGCGCAAGGCCAATCTGATCCATTGGCCGTCGCTGATCCTGGCGCTTTGCATGTTCGCGCTGCTGCAGATCGTGCGGATCACGAAGTTCCCCGTGCCGGGGCCGGTGCTGGTGGTGGTGCTGTCGGTGCTGCTTTCGGCGGTGTTCGGCTTCGAGGCGCGCGGCATCGCCATCGTCGGCGACATTCCGGCCGGCCTGCCCCACCTCACCCTGCCCCGCTTCGCCGGCCTGCCGCTGCAGACGCTGGCGCTGGGCTCGGCGGCGATCTTCCTGGTCAGCTATGGCGCCGGCATCATCACCGCGCGCAGCTTCGGCGCCCGCTCGGGCGAGACGGTCGACCCCAACCGCGAGCTGATCGGCTTCGGCGCCGCCAACCTCGCCGCCGGCCTGTTCGGCGCCTTCCCCGTCTCGGCGTCGGATTCGCGCACCGCCGTTAACCTCGCCGTCGGCGGCCGCTCGCAGCTGACCAGCCTGGTCGCCGCGCTGACGCTGGTGGCGACGCTGCTGTTCCTCGGTCCGGCGCTGCGCATCATCCCGCTCCCGGCGCTGGGCGCCATCCTCGCCGCCACGGCGCTCAACATGATCGACATCGGCGCCATGCGGCAGATCTGGCGCATCAGCCCGATGGAATTCGTGTTCGCGCTGATCGCGATGTGGGGGCCGATCGGCCTCGGCGTGCTCAACGGCGTCGTCATCGCCATCGGCGCGACGCTCGCCTATGTGCTGCGCAAGCTGATGTTCCCGCGAGACGCCATGCTGGGCCGGATCGCCGATCACGAGGGCTTCTACAAGCTGCACCGGAGCCCGGAGGCGCGCGCCGTGCCGGGCTTCGCGGTCTGCCTGATCCAGGGCAGCCTGCTGTTCTTCAACACCGATTATATCGCGACGCGCCTGCGCGCCATCGCCGCCGGCCTGCCGGCTGGCACGCGCTGGCTGGTGCTCGACGCCAGCGCGGTCGCGCAGATCGACAGCTCGGCGGCGGAGATGCTCGGCGAGGTCTGCGAGGAACTGCGCCAGCGCGACATCCGGCTCGGCCTCGCCGATTTGCACGCCGAGGCGCGCGACATGCTCGAGCGCGCCGGCATCATCGACATCGTCGGCGCCGACATGATCTTCGACATCCTCGAGGACGCGTATCAGGCGTTCGAGGCGAGGCGCTGA
- the ppk2 gene encoding polyphosphate kinase 2 has protein sequence MSKDKKAKQAKQASAPHGSGSVVAEAAPDGQGRSYASELARLQVELAHLQSWVKKSGARIVIVFEGRDAAGKGGVIKRLTERVSPRVFRVVALPAPNDREKTQIYMQRYVQHLPAGGEVVIFDRSWYNRPGVERVMGFCSEEKARRFLELTPRFEAAMIESGITLLKYFLDVSEEEQERRFRQRVKDPLRQWKLSPMDIESYNRWWEYSRAYDEMISATDTRHAPWWIVPSNDKKRARINCIAHILSQIPYEHVPFDIPKFGKRQKRPSDFTEDPAPRNIVPDILG, from the coding sequence ATGAGCAAGGACAAGAAGGCCAAGCAGGCCAAGCAGGCATCAGCCCCGCATGGCTCGGGATCGGTCGTCGCCGAGGCAGCGCCGGACGGCCAGGGCAGGAGCTATGCCAGCGAGCTGGCGCGGCTGCAGGTGGAACTCGCCCATCTCCAGTCCTGGGTGAAAAAGTCCGGCGCCCGCATCGTCATCGTCTTCGAGGGGCGCGACGCGGCCGGCAAGGGCGGCGTGATCAAGCGCCTCACCGAGCGGGTGAGCCCCAGGGTCTTCCGCGTCGTCGCTCTGCCCGCGCCGAACGACCGCGAGAAGACCCAGATCTACATGCAGCGCTATGTCCAGCATCTGCCGGCCGGCGGCGAGGTCGTGATCTTCGACCGCTCCTGGTACAACCGCCCCGGCGTCGAGCGCGTCATGGGCTTCTGCAGCGAGGAGAAGGCCCGCCGCTTCCTCGAACTGACGCCGCGCTTCGAGGCCGCCATGATCGAGAGCGGCATCACCCTGCTCAAATATTTCCTTGATGTCTCCGAGGAAGAGCAGGAGCGCCGCTTCCGCCAGCGCGTCAAGGACCCGCTGCGGCAATGGAAACTGAGCCCGATGGATATCGAATCCTACAATCGCTGGTGGGAATATAGCCGCGCCTATGACGAGATGATCAGCGCCACCGATACGCGCCACGCGCCCTGGTGGATCGTGCCGTCCAACGACAAGAAGCGCGCGCGGATCAACTGCATCGCCCACATATTGAGCCAGATTCCCTACGAGCACGTGCCCTTCGACATCCCGAAATTCGGCAAGCGGCAGAAGCGCCCGTCCGATTTCACCGAGGACCCTGCGCCGCGCAACATCGTCCCGGACATTCTGGGCTGA
- a CDS encoding histidine kinase codes for MAEIKDVDVNAPPPSAESLRKAILEERMKEVAKEQAHRSSQNEALNQFTESFLRDQVSDEEIASVRRVAMNAVKNGKYEAMVYTFPSMLCTDSGRAINSADPDWPETLQGKARQFYERYLQYAKPQGFRLSAMIINFPNGMPGDVGFFLSWKSEVQ; via the coding sequence ATGGCCGAAATCAAGGACGTCGATGTCAATGCGCCGCCGCCGAGTGCCGAGTCGTTGCGGAAGGCCATTCTGGAAGAGCGGATGAAGGAGGTCGCCAAGGAACAGGCGCATCGGTCGTCGCAGAACGAGGCGCTCAACCAGTTCACCGAAAGCTTCCTGCGCGACCAGGTCAGCGACGAGGAGATCGCCAGCGTGCGCCGGGTGGCGATGAACGCGGTCAAGAACGGCAAGTACGAGGCGATGGTCTACACCTTCCCCTCCATGCTCTGCACCGATAGCGGGCGGGCGATCAACAGCGCCGACCCGGACTGGCCCGAGACGCTGCAGGGCAAGGCCCGGCAGTTCTATGAACGCTATCTCCAATACGCCAAGCCGCAGGGTTTCCGGCTCAGCGCCATGATCATCAATTTTCCAAACGGCATGCCCGGCGATGTCGGCTTCTTCCTGAGCTGGAAGAGCGAGGTCCAGTAG
- a CDS encoding ATP-dependent nuclease encodes MKLKQYRVREFRSIWDSGQIEVDNQTTCFVGKNEAGKTTVLTALYRTNPIRKADAVFDETYDYPKREVEDYRFAVENGEREKAVVVECTYEMETADFRVIEDVFGPEAFTDKTFRRETYYGKSNSRAFLSVSESGARKHLSANPALPDDLRTKLSAAKTWDDFGAELDASEATEAVLALKNLVTKVRENGLRSYIFFSLIWPRAPKFLYFDEYYQMEGQANLNSLIAREEDDKLLDSDYPLIGLINLARLDHRKLVATNNTVELKNKLQGAGNHLTQRIVKYWSQNRHIQMRFDVRDAKAGDPEGMQQGVNVWGEVYDSVHWATTPLSNRSRGFVWFFSFLAWYEDVKRQGQNVILLLDEPGLSLHGRAQADLLRYFDAELSGHQLLYTTHSPFMIDPTKFERVRIVQDLGIDAPEALPKDEDGTKVLADVFDATDDSLFPLQGALGYEIQQTLFVGPNSLIVEGVADMLYLRSVSAQMEREGREGLSEQWVITPVGGSGKVPTFVALLGSQKGVNVATLLDIQNSDKQLIEDLYKKNLLTKKQVSTYADFTGTAEADVEDMFDRSFYIELVNGEYGKQLTSKITLAKLNQNVPRTLRAIDAWLADHPMKSGSFGHYRPARYFTEQLATLWPKVSNETKDRFEAAFKHLNGLLRK; translated from the coding sequence ATGAAGCTGAAGCAGTACCGGGTCCGTGAGTTCCGCAGCATCTGGGACAGCGGGCAGATTGAAGTTGATAATCAAACCACCTGCTTCGTGGGCAAGAACGAGGCGGGAAAGACCACGGTTCTCACCGCGCTCTACCGCACGAACCCGATCCGCAAGGCCGATGCTGTGTTTGACGAGACCTACGACTACCCGAAGCGGGAGGTCGAGGACTACCGCTTCGCCGTCGAGAATGGTGAGCGCGAAAAAGCCGTCGTGGTCGAATGCACCTACGAGATGGAGACGGCCGACTTCAGGGTAATTGAAGATGTTTTTGGCCCCGAAGCGTTCACTGACAAGACGTTCAGGCGAGAAACCTACTATGGGAAGTCGAACAGCAGGGCTTTCCTGAGCGTGAGTGAATCAGGTGCTCGTAAGCACCTATCGGCGAATCCAGCACTTCCTGATGATCTGAGGACAAAACTTTCAGCGGCCAAAACGTGGGATGATTTCGGCGCAGAGCTCGATGCGTCGGAAGCCACGGAAGCAGTTCTTGCGCTCAAGAATCTTGTGACGAAGGTGCGCGAAAACGGTCTGCGCTCTTATATATTCTTCTCTCTCATCTGGCCCCGCGCGCCGAAATTCCTGTACTTTGATGAGTACTATCAAATGGAGGGGCAGGCCAACCTCAACTCCCTGATCGCGCGCGAGGAAGACGACAAGCTCCTCGACTCGGACTACCCGCTCATCGGCCTCATAAACCTCGCGCGTCTCGACCACCGCAAACTCGTGGCCACCAACAACACCGTCGAGCTGAAGAACAAGCTGCAAGGTGCCGGGAACCATTTGACGCAACGTATCGTCAAATACTGGTCGCAGAACAGGCACATACAGATGCGGTTCGATGTTCGTGACGCCAAAGCTGGAGACCCTGAGGGAATGCAGCAAGGGGTTAACGTATGGGGCGAGGTCTACGACTCCGTGCACTGGGCTACCACGCCATTGAGCAACCGCTCGCGGGGCTTCGTGTGGTTCTTCTCATTCCTTGCATGGTACGAGGACGTGAAACGCCAAGGGCAGAACGTCATTTTGCTATTGGACGAGCCTGGGCTGTCGCTGCACGGTCGCGCGCAGGCCGACTTGCTGCGCTACTTCGACGCCGAGCTGTCGGGCCACCAGCTTCTGTACACCACGCACTCGCCGTTCATGATCGACCCGACCAAGTTCGAGCGGGTCCGGATCGTGCAGGATCTAGGCATCGACGCACCCGAGGCACTTCCCAAGGATGAAGATGGAACCAAGGTGCTGGCCGATGTGTTCGACGCGACCGACGATAGCTTGTTCCCCTTGCAGGGCGCACTCGGCTACGAGATCCAGCAGACGCTTTTCGTTGGGCCGAACTCGCTCATCGTCGAGGGCGTCGCCGACATGCTCTATCTACGGTCGGTGTCGGCTCAAATGGAGCGCGAGGGCCGCGAAGGGTTGTCTGAGCAATGGGTCATCACGCCCGTCGGCGGCAGCGGGAAAGTGCCCACGTTCGTGGCGCTCCTTGGCTCGCAGAAGGGGGTCAACGTGGCCACGCTGCTGGACATTCAAAACAGCGACAAGCAGCTCATCGAAGACCTGTATAAGAAGAACCTACTCACCAAGAAACAGGTATCGACCTACGCGGACTTCACTGGCACCGCTGAGGCCGATGTGGAAGATATGTTCGACCGGTCGTTTTACATAGAGTTGGTCAATGGCGAGTATGGCAAGCAGCTTACTTCGAAGATCACGCTCGCGAAGCTCAACCAGAATGTACCGCGCACGCTTCGGGCGATTGATGCCTGGCTTGCCGACCACCCCATGAAGTCTGGTTCGTTCGGCCACTACAGGCCCGCGCGCTACTTCACCGAGCAGTTGGCCACGCTTTGGCCGAAGGTGTCCAACGAGACGAAGGATCGATTCGAGGCGGCGTTCAAACATTTGAACGGGCTCTTGCGCAAATAG
- the ada gene encoding bifunctional DNA-binding transcriptional regulator/O6-methylguanine-DNA methyltransferase Ada — protein MAHALHPDVPAPAEAAAPADALAPVERDPRWRAVLARDRAFDGAFVFAVRTTGIYCRPSCPSRHARPENVRFFNACEDAEAAGFRACRRCTPNAASLAEQHAEIVAGACRILEEAETEPSLAKLAGAVGLSPFHFHRIFKALTGVTPKAYAAAHRSSRARNQLAGGAGSVTEAIYDAGFQSSGRFYATSNAVLGMTPTAFRAGGADTRIHFAIGQCSLGAILVARSSRGICAITLGDDPEPLARELQDRFPKAELIGGDAEFERLVAQVVGFVEAPKLGLDLPLDVRGTAFQQRVWQALREIPPGETASYADIARRIGAPKAVRAVAGACAANAIAVAIPCHRVVRNDGALSGYRWGVERKRALLDKEACG, from the coding sequence ATGGCCCACGCCCTGCACCCAGACGTCCCTGCCCCCGCCGAGGCCGCCGCGCCCGCTGATGCGCTTGCGCCAGTCGAGCGCGATCCGCGCTGGCGGGCGGTGCTGGCGCGCGATCGCGCCTTCGACGGCGCGTTCGTTTTCGCGGTCCGAACCACCGGAATCTATTGCCGGCCCTCCTGCCCTTCCCGCCACGCCAGGCCGGAGAATGTCCGCTTCTTCAACGCCTGCGAGGACGCGGAGGCGGCAGGCTTCCGCGCCTGCCGGCGCTGCACGCCCAACGCCGCGTCGCTGGCCGAGCAGCATGCCGAAATCGTGGCCGGCGCCTGCCGGATCCTGGAGGAGGCCGAGACGGAGCCGTCGCTCGCCAAGCTCGCCGGCGCGGTCGGCCTCAGTCCTTTCCATTTTCACCGCATCTTCAAGGCGTTGACCGGGGTGACGCCCAAGGCCTATGCGGCGGCGCACCGCTCGTCGCGCGCGCGAAACCAACTGGCGGGCGGGGCCGGCAGCGTCACCGAGGCGATTTATGATGCCGGCTTCCAGTCGAGCGGCCGCTTCTATGCGACCTCGAACGCCGTGCTCGGCATGACGCCAACAGCGTTCCGGGCCGGCGGCGCCGACACGCGGATCCACTTCGCGATCGGGCAATGTTCGCTCGGCGCCATCCTGGTCGCCCGCAGTTCCAGGGGTATCTGCGCCATCACGCTGGGCGACGACCCCGAGCCGCTGGCGCGCGAGCTGCAGGACCGGTTTCCCAAGGCCGAGTTGATCGGCGGCGACGCCGAATTCGAAAGGCTGGTGGCGCAGGTGGTCGGCTTCGTCGAGGCGCCGAAACTCGGGCTCGACCTGCCGCTCGACGTGCGCGGCACCGCCTTCCAGCAGCGGGTCTGGCAGGCGCTGCGCGAGATCCCGCCCGGCGAGACGGCGAGCTATGCCGACATTGCCCGCCGCATCGGCGCGCCCAAGGCGGTGCGGGCGGTGGCCGGCGCCTGTGCCGCCAATGCCATCGCGGTGGCGATCCCCTGCCACCGCGTAGTGCGGAATGACGGCGCGCTGTCGGGCTATCGCTGGGGCGTCGAGCGCAAGCGGGCGCTGCTGGACAAGGAAGCGTGCGGATGA
- a CDS encoding methylated-DNA--[protein]-cysteine S-methyltransferase, which produces MNADPRPAGFGTTAASGGAIRLSLEVIPTPIGDMLLVADREGFLRAADFADCEDRLARLLDRRLGRGGYALTREAVPAAIAASLRDYFAGALAALDAIAVRSGGTPFQQTVWQALRTIPPGSPLNYGRLAERLGRPQSARAVGHANGANPWCVIIPCHRLVGADGGLTGYSGGTARKRWLLDHEARHTASA; this is translated from the coding sequence ATGAACGCCGACCCGCGCCCGGCCGGCTTCGGGACGACTGCGGCAAGCGGCGGCGCGATCCGCCTGTCGCTCGAGGTCATCCCGACGCCGATCGGCGACATGCTGCTGGTCGCCGACAGAGAGGGTTTTCTGCGCGCGGCGGATTTCGCCGATTGCGAAGATCGGCTGGCGCGGCTGCTCGATCGCCGGCTGGGTCGGGGCGGCTATGCGCTGACGCGGGAAGCGGTCCCGGCTGCCATCGCCGCGAGCCTGCGGGATTATTTCGCCGGCGCCCTCGCCGCCCTGGATGCGATCGCGGTTCGATCCGGCGGCACCCCGTTCCAGCAGACGGTCTGGCAGGCTCTGCGCACCATCCCGCCCGGCAGCCCCCTCAACTATGGCCGGCTGGCCGAACGGCTGGGGCGGCCGCAATCGGCGCGGGCGGTCGGCCACGCCAATGGCGCCAATCCGTGGTGCGTCATCATCCCCTGCCACCGGCTCGTCGGGGCCGATGGCGGCTTGACCGGCTATAGCGGCGGGACAGCGCGCAAGCGCTGGCTGCTCGACCACGAGGCCCGGCACACGGCTTCAGCCTGA
- a CDS encoding MarR family winged helix-turn-helix transcriptional regulator: MDAVDEILAQWNRERPDLDFGPMGLIGRLGRIVHFLTREMDKTFVEYGLTGASFDVLATLRRSGAPYSLSPGDLLSTMMITSGTLTNRIDQLEKAGLVARSHNPDDRRSVSVLLTPKGLATIEAAVTAHVATQKRLIALLSPDEQAALDPLLRSFLAGIAGRASG; encoded by the coding sequence ATGGACGCTGTCGACGAAATCCTGGCGCAATGGAACCGCGAGCGGCCCGATCTCGATTTCGGGCCGATGGGGCTGATCGGCCGTCTTGGCCGAATCGTGCACTTTCTGACGCGCGAGATGGACAAGACCTTCGTCGAATATGGCCTGACCGGCGCGAGTTTCGACGTGCTGGCGACGCTGCGCCGCTCCGGCGCGCCCTATAGCCTGTCGCCGGGCGACCTGCTTTCGACGATGATGATCACCTCTGGCACGCTGACCAACCGGATCGACCAGCTCGAAAAGGCGGGGCTGGTGGCGCGGTCGCACAACCCCGATGACCGCCGCAGTGTTAGCGTCCTGTTAACCCCAAAGGGCCTCGCGACGATCGAAGCGGCGGTGACGGCGCATGTCGCGACGCAGAAGCGGCTGATCGCGCTGCTGTCACCCGACGAGCAGGCGGCGCTCGATCCCTTGCTGCGAAGTTTCCTCGCCGGCATCGCCGGACGCGCGTCAGGCTGA
- a CDS encoding EamA family transporter, whose translation MHRNLDLLLTAIAPAIWGSTYLVTTELLPAGYPLTVSVLRALPAGILLLLVVRKLPHGVWWGRVLVLGALNFSIFWAMLFVSAYRLPGGVAATVGAIQPLVVILLARALLGTAVRVAAILAAIVGIGGVALLILTPQASLDPVGVAAGLAGALSMACGSVLTRLWQPPVSPLTFTAWQLTAGGILLLPLAYWLEPALPPLTGANIVGFVYLGLIGAALTYTLWFRGIERLGPATVSPLGFLSPLTAVILGWWWLDQTLSPAQWLGMVAVLGSIWFGQRAQQTPPKTLAPAKG comes from the coding sequence ATGCACCGCAATCTCGACCTCCTGCTGACGGCGATCGCCCCGGCGATCTGGGGCAGCACCTATCTGGTGACCACGGAGCTGTTGCCCGCCGGCTACCCGCTGACGGTGTCCGTGTTGCGCGCCCTGCCGGCCGGAATCCTGCTTTTGCTGGTGGTGCGCAAGCTGCCGCATGGCGTCTGGTGGGGACGAGTGCTGGTGCTGGGGGCGCTCAATTTCTCGATCTTCTGGGCGATGCTGTTCGTCTCGGCCTATCGCCTGCCGGGCGGCGTCGCGGCGACGGTCGGCGCGATCCAGCCGCTGGTGGTGATCCTGCTGGCGCGGGCGCTGCTCGGCACGGCGGTGCGCGTCGCGGCCATTCTGGCGGCGATCGTGGGCATTGGCGGCGTCGCGCTGCTGATCCTGACGCCGCAGGCGAGCCTCGATCCAGTGGGTGTCGCGGCGGGCCTCGCCGGGGCGCTCTCCATGGCCTGCGGCAGCGTGCTGACGCGGCTCTGGCAACCGCCGGTATCGCCCCTCACCTTCACCGCGTGGCAACTGACCGCCGGCGGCATCCTGTTGCTGCCGCTAGCCTATTGGCTGGAGCCAGCGCTCCCCCCGCTCACAGGCGCCAACATTGTCGGCTTCGTCTATCTCGGCCTCATCGGCGCGGCGCTGACCTATACGCTGTGGTTCCGCGGCATTGAGAGGCTCGGCCCCGCCACGGTATCGCCGCTCGGCTTCCTGAGCCCGCTGACGGCCGTGATCCTCGGCTGGTGGTGGCTCGACCAGACGCTGAGCCCCGCCCAGTGGCTCGGCATGGTCGCCGTGCTCGGCAGCATCTGGTTTGGCCAGCGGGCGCAGCAGACGCCGCCCAAGACGCTCGCCCCGGCCAAGGGTTAA
- a CDS encoding DUF488 domain-containing protein: MIQLKRIYEPVSPEDGFRVLVDRLWPRGVSKARAAVDFWARDVAPSTELRQWFHHEAANWDEFVLRYRQELAANPEAVSALREKCAGQVTTLLYGAKDEAHNQAVVLKEVLQSGNSAPGVA; encoded by the coding sequence ATGATTCAGCTGAAGCGCATCTACGAGCCCGTCAGTCCGGAAGATGGCTTCCGGGTGCTCGTCGACCGGCTCTGGCCGCGCGGCGTCTCCAAGGCGCGCGCCGCGGTCGATTTCTGGGCGCGCGATGTCGCGCCCTCGACCGAACTGCGCCAGTGGTTTCATCACGAGGCGGCCAATTGGGACGAATTCGTCCTCCGCTACCGCCAGGAACTGGCCGCCAATCCCGAGGCTGTGTCCGCGCTGCGGGAAAAATGCGCCGGCCAAGTCACTACGCTGCTCTACGGGGCCAAGGATGAGGCGCACAATCAGGCGGTCGTGCTGAAGGAAGTGCTGCAATCCGGAAATTCGGCACCTGGCGTAGCCTAG